Proteins from a single region of Thermotoga maritima MSB8:
- a CDS encoding Rne/Rng family ribonuclease, producing MSYAVMDDGELEEVFFDEIETIAGKIYLGRIEKIVPGLEAAFVKIGKGRNAFLKLSEINEAYRKTVLKGQEVKEGQKILVQVKKDASGKKGPQVTPQIGIADRFVVIFPFKKVIGVSRKIEDASERRRLRTIAFSLRKKYGVGVIMRTAAEGVDEEEIIKNFERALEKWNQVLQKFRRSRKPKLLYEEDPVEQIIKEKVNSKIDKLIYNDRSLLETLQKYLQNLPKKPEIEYVEGDLFEKFSVYERLKKLLSRTVPLKSGGNIVIDRTEALTVIDVNSESYTDAENQEELALKTNMEAIEEIVRQLILRNIGGIVVIDFIKQKDPKSYEKLLSRFKEVAKRDGTRIEIFGFTNLGLLEITRKRTTRPLDTLLFTRCPVCSGTGKVLSQKILLKRIREDLKKLKDFEEVTLKVHPNMSGYFKREDIKKLQKEFKVKLNLDYGWHDPNSYEIKAKTKKGGK from the coding sequence TTGTCTTACGCTGTAATGGACGATGGTGAACTCGAAGAGGTCTTTTTCGATGAAATAGAAACGATCGCAGGGAAAATTTACCTTGGAAGGATCGAAAAAATTGTACCAGGACTCGAAGCAGCCTTCGTGAAAATTGGAAAGGGCAGGAACGCCTTTTTGAAACTCAGCGAGATTAATGAAGCCTACAGGAAAACTGTTCTGAAAGGACAAGAAGTAAAAGAAGGCCAGAAGATACTCGTACAGGTGAAAAAGGATGCTTCGGGAAAAAAAGGACCTCAGGTAACACCCCAGATAGGGATAGCCGACAGATTCGTTGTCATATTTCCTTTCAAAAAAGTGATAGGTGTTTCAAGAAAGATAGAAGATGCTTCAGAAAGACGCAGATTGAGAACCATAGCCTTTTCTCTGAGAAAAAAATACGGTGTCGGTGTAATAATGAGGACAGCAGCGGAAGGTGTGGACGAAGAGGAGATCATAAAGAATTTCGAAAGGGCATTAGAAAAATGGAACCAGGTACTTCAAAAGTTCAGAAGATCGAGAAAACCGAAGTTGCTATACGAAGAAGATCCTGTAGAACAGATCATCAAAGAAAAGGTGAATTCGAAGATAGACAAATTGATTTACAACGACAGATCACTCCTTGAGACCTTACAGAAATATCTTCAAAATCTTCCGAAAAAACCGGAGATCGAGTACGTAGAAGGTGACCTGTTTGAAAAGTTTTCCGTTTACGAACGTTTGAAAAAACTTCTCTCCCGCACTGTTCCATTGAAAAGCGGAGGAAACATCGTCATAGATCGAACAGAAGCGCTCACCGTTATAGATGTAAACTCGGAAAGCTACACAGACGCTGAAAACCAGGAGGAACTCGCTTTGAAAACGAACATGGAGGCCATCGAAGAAATCGTTCGTCAGTTGATACTCAGAAACATTGGAGGAATCGTGGTAATAGATTTCATAAAGCAGAAAGATCCGAAGAGTTATGAAAAGCTTCTTTCACGATTCAAAGAGGTTGCAAAAAGAGACGGAACAAGAATCGAAATCTTTGGATTCACAAATCTTGGGCTTCTGGAAATAACAAGAAAAAGAACGACAAGACCTCTGGATACACTTCTTTTCACCCGGTGCCCCGTGTGTTCGGGAACGGGAAAAGTACTTTCTCAAAAGATTCTGCTTAAGAGAATCAGAGAAGATTTGAAAAAATTGAAAGATTTTGAGGAAGTAACATTGAAAGTTCATCCGAACATGTCTGGATACTTCAAAAGGGAAGATATAAAAAAGCTCCAGAAGGAATTCAAAGTAAAACTGAACCTGGATTACGGCTGGCACGATCCAAATTCTTACGAGATCAAGGCGAAGACCAAGAAAGGAGGAAAGTGA
- a CDS encoding radical SAM protein: MRALIVDGYIDEPAAFGVPPYVSPYVRYLAGALVVHDVEVDYVTIDKMRKESLWEIANEYDFLFVFGGITVPGRYKGGTPLTLSELQRILSIARRPIKIVGGPIVGGYSLRGGSVARRFDIQADYLVSGDMEAFVVSYFQGVPDPEAKSDYELIDAVAPYGAVVLEKHPNFPHVICEIEVSRGCERRTFCSFCTEPLLHGRLKSRDVQAILKEIESLYRAGCRAFRFGRAANILAFGSDRNGGKPSPEILEELYSGTREVAPHLEVLHTDNANPSYLVTYEKECRKIVETIVRYNTPGDVFSFGVESFDENVLKKNNVQGSPEEFLKAIAVVNEIGGVRVDGIPKLLPGVNLIFGLPGETEETLKKNYSYLKRILDEGYLLRRINIRKLLAYPGTPVYEYLKNKKHRIKSYLHDQWKRRIREEIDREMLKRVFPAGTVLKKVIVEYREGKTSFGRQLGSYPILVGIPGNHSGVLDVVVVSHGERSVTALPYPSFINSMSLEELTAIPGIGSALARKIILNRPFRSWEDLKKVVPAETANFLRNLGISLQQV; this comes from the coding sequence ATGAGAGCGCTCATAGTGGACGGTTACATAGACGAGCCCGCCGCCTTTGGTGTCCCACCTTATGTGAGTCCGTACGTCAGGTACCTCGCAGGTGCACTTGTGGTTCATGATGTAGAAGTCGATTATGTCACCATAGACAAAATGAGAAAGGAATCACTCTGGGAAATTGCGAACGAATACGATTTTCTTTTTGTTTTTGGTGGAATCACCGTGCCAGGTCGATACAAGGGCGGAACACCTCTCACCCTTTCAGAGCTTCAGAGGATTCTCAGCATCGCAAGAAGACCCATAAAAATAGTGGGTGGTCCAATAGTTGGGGGATATTCACTCAGAGGGGGATCTGTGGCAAGACGATTTGACATACAGGCGGATTATCTGGTGAGTGGAGATATGGAGGCTTTTGTAGTCTCCTATTTTCAGGGTGTACCCGATCCAGAGGCAAAAAGCGATTATGAGCTGATCGATGCGGTGGCACCTTATGGGGCCGTTGTCCTTGAGAAACATCCGAACTTTCCGCATGTCATATGCGAAATAGAAGTCTCGAGAGGTTGTGAAAGAAGAACGTTCTGTTCTTTTTGCACAGAACCGCTTCTCCATGGAAGGTTGAAATCTCGAGATGTACAGGCCATACTGAAAGAGATAGAGTCCCTCTACAGAGCTGGATGCAGAGCATTTCGCTTCGGAAGGGCTGCAAATATCTTGGCGTTTGGATCTGACAGAAACGGAGGGAAGCCTTCCCCAGAGATCTTGGAAGAGCTGTACTCGGGTACCAGAGAAGTAGCTCCTCATCTGGAAGTTCTCCACACGGATAACGCCAACCCATCCTACCTTGTTACATACGAAAAGGAATGTAGAAAGATAGTTGAAACCATTGTCAGATACAACACACCAGGCGATGTGTTCTCCTTTGGAGTGGAGTCCTTCGACGAAAATGTCCTGAAGAAGAACAACGTTCAGGGTTCGCCGGAAGAGTTTTTGAAAGCCATCGCTGTTGTGAACGAGATAGGTGGAGTGCGGGTGGATGGAATACCAAAACTCCTTCCCGGTGTGAATCTGATCTTTGGTCTTCCGGGGGAAACGGAAGAAACCCTCAAAAAGAATTATTCATATCTGAAGCGCATTCTCGATGAAGGTTATCTTCTGAGAAGGATAAACATCAGAAAACTTCTCGCTTATCCGGGAACTCCGGTATACGAGTATTTAAAGAATAAAAAGCACAGAATCAAAAGTTATCTTCATGATCAGTGGAAAAGAAGGATAAGGGAAGAGATAGATCGTGAAATGCTGAAGAGAGTCTTCCCTGCCGGCACTGTTCTAAAAAAGGTGATAGTTGAGTACAGAGAAGGAAAAACCTCTTTTGGAAGACAGCTAGGGAGTTATCCGATACTCGTCGGCATTCCGGGAAATCACAGCGGTGTGCTGGACGTGGTTGTAGTTTCCCATGGCGAACGATCGGTGACTGCCCTGCCTTACCCTTCCTTCATAAACTCCATGTCACTGGAAGAACTCACAGCGATCCCAGGGATTGGAAGTGCCCTCGCCAGAAAGATCATTCTGAACCGTCCCTTCAGAAGCTGGGAAGATCTCAAGAAAGTAGTTCCCGCCGAGACAGCGAACTTTCTCAGAAATCTTGGCATTTCTTTACAGCAGGTGTAA
- a CDS encoding RNA polymerase sigma factor yields the protein MNEKKLVEALKRKEDWAYEVLYREFAPKIGSIAKSFLNTDDVDDVVQDVFLRIFKGIKKFRGDSKLSTWIYRIAVNVCKDYLQKYKKRNEFLTDFQEKDNEEEIYIQPEAKENVLDEVLRSITAERVQKALEKLSPEDRLLIKLRDIDGLSYEEIASVLQKPVGTVKSRLHYARKRLGNLLKEGETVER from the coding sequence TTGAACGAAAAAAAACTCGTCGAAGCCCTCAAAAGGAAAGAAGACTGGGCATACGAGGTTCTATACAGAGAATTCGCTCCAAAAATAGGGAGTATAGCAAAGAGCTTTTTGAACACCGACGATGTGGATGATGTCGTTCAGGATGTGTTTTTGAGGATTTTCAAAGGGATAAAGAAATTCAGAGGTGATTCGAAGCTCTCTACGTGGATCTACAGGATAGCCGTGAATGTCTGTAAGGACTACCTTCAGAAGTACAAGAAGAGAAACGAGTTTTTGACAGATTTTCAGGAGAAAGACAACGAGGAAGAAATCTATATCCAGCCAGAAGCGAAAGAGAACGTACTCGATGAAGTGCTTCGCTCAATCACCGCTGAGAGGGTTCAAAAGGCTCTGGAAAAGCTCTCACCGGAGGACAGGCTGCTCATAAAACTGAGGGATATAGACGGGTTGAGCTATGAAGAAATAGCGTCCGTTTTGCAAAAACCTGTTGGAACTGTAAAAAGCCGTCTTCACTACGCAAGAAAGAGGCTGGGAAACTTGTTGAAAGAGGGTGAAACTGTTGAAAGATGA
- a CDS encoding lysine racemase, with translation MVYPRLLINLKEIEENARKVVEMASRRGIEIVGVTKVTLGDPRFAETLRKAGIGILGESRIRNVLRMKKAGIEGPFMLLRLPMMSELVEDVKHFDYIMVSDPDVAKKVDELSREMKRNVKIIYMIDVGDLREGVWFEKAVEEIAQCRGANIVGIGTNFGCYGGIIPTREKFEILLDIKEKLEKNHGFNIEIVSGGNTPALYALENGEIPEGINQLRIGEAIVLGRDITNNRVIDWLSQNTFLIEAEVIEVKEKPSVPLGKRGLDVFGRKVDFVDRGIRKRAICALGEQDIDSRGLIPVDKGVEVLHASSDHIVLDVTDFGDVKVGDVFRFRMTYSCLLKAMTSPFVEKVYEPSI, from the coding sequence ATGGTGTATCCCAGGCTTCTGATAAATCTAAAAGAGATAGAAGAAAACGCAAGAAAAGTGGTCGAAATGGCTTCCAGAAGAGGTATAGAAATAGTTGGTGTTACCAAGGTGACTCTTGGTGATCCCCGTTTTGCGGAAACGCTCAGAAAAGCGGGTATCGGGATACTGGGTGAGTCCAGGATAAGGAACGTTCTCAGAATGAAAAAAGCGGGAATCGAAGGACCGTTCATGCTCCTGAGACTTCCCATGATGAGTGAACTTGTTGAAGATGTGAAGCACTTCGATTACATAATGGTCTCCGATCCTGATGTAGCAAAGAAAGTGGATGAGCTCTCCAGAGAGATGAAGAGAAACGTGAAGATCATATACATGATAGACGTGGGAGATCTCAGAGAAGGTGTTTGGTTTGAGAAGGCCGTTGAAGAAATAGCTCAATGCAGGGGAGCCAACATCGTGGGAATAGGCACCAATTTTGGATGCTACGGTGGTATCATACCAACGAGAGAAAAGTTCGAAATCCTGCTCGATATAAAGGAAAAGCTGGAAAAAAATCACGGATTCAACATAGAGATAGTCTCCGGTGGAAACACTCCGGCGCTCTACGCACTGGAGAATGGAGAGATTCCTGAGGGAATAAACCAGCTCAGGATAGGAGAGGCCATTGTTCTGGGAAGGGACATAACGAACAATCGAGTCATAGACTGGCTTTCTCAGAACACCTTTCTGATCGAGGCTGAAGTGATAGAAGTGAAGGAGAAACCCTCCGTCCCCCTGGGAAAGAGAGGACTCGATGTCTTTGGAAGGAAGGTTGACTTCGTGGACAGGGGTATAAGGAAAAGAGCGATCTGCGCTCTTGGAGAGCAAGATATAGACAGCAGAGGGCTCATTCCCGTGGACAAAGGAGTTGAGGTACTGCACGCTTCGAGCGATCATATCGTCCTCGATGTTACGGATTTTGGAGATGTGAAAGTCGGTGACGTGTTCAGATTCAGAATGACTTACTCCTGTCTTTTGAAGGCTATGACTTCTCCATTCGTGGAGAAGGTGTATGAACCCTCAATCTGA
- the pyrH gene encoding UMP kinase, protein MRVLVKLSGEALSGEGGRGFDPERVNYIVNEIKSAIEEGFKIGIVVGAGNLFRGVELKNLTMTRADQIGLLGTVMNSVYLKDIFERSGLKARIYSQIVNLPDVERVNYDSIESALRENSILIFAGGTSNPFFTTDTAAVLRAQEMRAKLVVKATKVDGVYDKDPKKFPDAKKIPHLTFSEAMKMGLKVMDAEAFALCKKLGITVKVINFFEPGTLLKALKGEDVGSTVVPD, encoded by the coding sequence ATGAGAGTACTGGTGAAGCTGAGTGGGGAAGCACTCTCGGGAGAAGGAGGCAGAGGGTTCGATCCAGAAAGAGTGAACTACATAGTCAACGAGATTAAAAGCGCCATTGAAGAAGGTTTCAAAATAGGTATCGTTGTGGGAGCAGGGAATCTCTTCAGGGGTGTCGAGCTGAAGAATCTCACCATGACAAGGGCCGATCAGATCGGTCTTCTCGGAACCGTGATGAATTCCGTATATTTGAAAGACATCTTCGAAAGATCCGGATTGAAAGCTCGAATTTATTCACAGATAGTGAATCTTCCGGATGTGGAAAGGGTGAACTACGATTCTATAGAATCTGCCCTAAGAGAAAACAGCATTCTGATCTTCGCTGGAGGCACGAGCAATCCATTTTTCACTACAGACACAGCAGCCGTTCTGAGAGCCCAGGAAATGAGAGCAAAATTGGTGGTGAAAGCCACAAAAGTGGATGGTGTGTACGATAAAGACCCAAAGAAATTTCCCGATGCGAAGAAGATCCCTCATCTCACGTTCTCAGAAGCGATGAAAATGGGGCTCAAGGTCATGGATGCCGAAGCCTTCGCTCTGTGTAAGAAGCTTGGAATTACAGTGAAGGTGATCAATTTCTTCGAACCAGGAACTCTTCTGAAAGCGCTGAAGGGAGAAGACGTGGGAAGCACCGTTGTTCCAGATTAA
- a CDS encoding transcription repressor NadR, translated as MHMKTVRQERLKSIVRILERSKEPVSGAQLAEELSVSRQVIVQDIAYLRSLGYNIVATPRGYVLAGGKSGVSRLVAVKHAPEEIKEELLCVVRNGGRIVDVIVEHPVYGEIRGIIDVSSEEEVLKFVNLMEMAKTEPLLTLSGGVHLHTIEAPDEETMERIMRELKKKGFLIEEG; from the coding sequence ATGCACATGAAAACCGTTAGACAGGAAAGATTGAAGTCCATCGTAAGGATTCTCGAGAGATCAAAAGAACCTGTCAGTGGAGCTCAGCTGGCAGAAGAACTCAGTGTGAGCAGGCAGGTGATCGTTCAGGATATCGCCTACTTGAGAAGTCTTGGTTACAACATCGTGGCCACGCCAAGGGGATACGTGCTTGCGGGTGGAAAGTCTGGAGTCTCGAGGCTTGTAGCTGTGAAGCACGCGCCAGAAGAGATAAAAGAAGAATTACTCTGTGTGGTGAGAAACGGTGGAAGAATAGTCGATGTGATTGTGGAACATCCGGTTTACGGTGAAATAAGAGGTATCATCGATGTTTCCTCCGAGGAAGAGGTCTTGAAATTTGTAAACTTGATGGAGATGGCAAAGACAGAACCTCTCTTAACTCTCTCTGGAGGAGTTCATCTTCACACCATAGAGGCACCGGATGAAGAAACAATGGAAAGAATCATGAGAGAGCTGAAGAAAAAAGGTTTCCTGATAGAGGAGGGATAA
- the tsf gene encoding translation elongation factor Ts produces the protein MEISMDLIKKLREMTGAGILDCKKALEEANGDMEKAVEILRKKGAATAEKKAGRTTKEGIIVAYVHFNGRIGVLLEMNCETDFVARTDEFKELAYNLAKQVAAMKPLYVRREDVPAEVIEKEKEIYRAQIKDKPENIVEKIVEGKLEKFFEQACLYEQTYIFDDTKKVKDLINELIAKTGENIRVSRFTRYEIGEGYED, from the coding sequence ATGGAAATATCCATGGACCTAATCAAAAAGCTCAGAGAAATGACAGGTGCAGGTATTCTGGATTGTAAAAAAGCCCTCGAAGAAGCCAACGGTGATATGGAAAAAGCGGTGGAGATTCTCAGAAAAAAGGGTGCTGCAACAGCTGAAAAGAAAGCTGGAAGAACTACCAAAGAAGGAATCATCGTTGCATACGTTCACTTCAACGGAAGAATAGGTGTTCTGCTCGAGATGAACTGTGAAACGGACTTCGTGGCCAGAACCGATGAGTTCAAAGAACTCGCTTACAACCTCGCAAAACAGGTTGCTGCAATGAAACCTCTGTACGTCAGAAGAGAGGACGTTCCGGCAGAAGTCATAGAAAAAGAGAAAGAAATCTACAGAGCTCAGATCAAGGATAAACCTGAAAACATCGTGGAAAAGATCGTGGAAGGAAAGCTCGAGAAATTCTTCGAACAGGCGTGTCTCTACGAACAGACTTACATATTCGACGATACAAAAAAGGTGAAAGATCTCATAAACGAACTGATAGCGAAAACAGGTGAAAACATAAGAGTTTCAAGGTTCACAAGATACGAGATAGGAGAGGGTTACGAAGATTGA
- a CDS encoding DegV family protein has protein sequence MHGSKGKSGKGETILPVFVIDSAVTVGNWELPFPVRTIGIKVYIDDKEYTDDVDIDKETFYSLFGKAKNFRTAVPSPLEMERVLRDIISEGCTRIYCVHLSSKLSAFYNVMKSVTERLKEKFPSVTFRVIDTRQVSIGAGYVLLKLMESVKDGREDLERVVQEANERIKIRFSVLEFDYLMKSGRVKAITGMLGNLIKIHPILSIEDGELRVVAKKRGLKNVVEKIVQDLKIDGRKMLGLVYAGEEMKEIVLEIEEKLKDEHIERVDIVRLPPTLAVHSGPKMFGAGVFIL, from the coding sequence ATTCATGGAAGCAAGGGAAAGAGTGGAAAGGGTGAGACGATTCTTCCAGTCTTCGTTATAGACAGCGCTGTCACAGTTGGCAATTGGGAACTTCCGTTTCCTGTAAGAACGATCGGTATAAAGGTCTACATCGACGATAAAGAGTACACAGACGACGTAGACATCGATAAAGAAACTTTTTACAGTCTTTTTGGAAAGGCAAAAAACTTCAGAACAGCCGTCCCCTCTCCGCTTGAAATGGAGAGGGTGCTTCGTGATATAATTTCTGAAGGTTGTACCCGTATATACTGCGTTCACCTTTCTTCAAAGCTGAGTGCTTTCTATAACGTGATGAAGAGCGTAACCGAACGTCTAAAAGAAAAGTTCCCATCGGTGACATTCAGGGTTATTGACACCAGACAAGTTTCAATAGGTGCAGGATATGTTCTTCTAAAGTTGATGGAATCGGTGAAAGACGGCAGAGAGGATCTTGAAAGAGTTGTTCAGGAAGCAAACGAAAGAATAAAGATCCGCTTCTCAGTGCTGGAATTCGATTATCTCATGAAGAGTGGAAGGGTAAAAGCGATAACAGGAATGCTCGGGAATCTCATAAAGATACATCCCATTCTGAGCATTGAAGATGGAGAACTCAGAGTGGTAGCGAAAAAACGTGGTTTAAAGAATGTTGTAGAGAAAATTGTTCAGGACCTGAAAATAGACGGAAGAAAAATGCTGGGACTTGTTTATGCCGGGGAAGAAATGAAGGAGATCGTTCTTGAAATAGAAGAAAAACTGAAAGACGAACACATCGAAAGGGTGGACATCGTGAGATTGCCTCCCACCCTTGCTGTTCATTCTGGTCCCAAGATGTTCGGAGCAGGTGTATTCATACTGTAA
- the hpf gene encoding ribosome hibernation-promoting factor, HPF/YfiA family: MEYRITGKGVEISEAIKNYLEKRLDKIDRVIYDDDLVSFNVRIEKDGKNQYVVKFNMNLKGNIINVEERHPDIYTAIDFASDALEKQVKRLKERLKNHPHRSSALVETPLEEPGEFSPSDKVSSVKRVSLLNLDLDEAVMQMDELNHRFLVFRNVNTGEINLLYRDENGDIHLIEMAE; the protein is encoded by the coding sequence ATGGAGTACAGGATAACGGGAAAGGGTGTAGAAATTTCCGAAGCCATCAAAAATTATCTGGAAAAAAGGCTCGATAAAATTGACAGGGTGATTTACGATGATGACCTCGTTTCCTTCAACGTTAGAATAGAAAAAGATGGTAAGAATCAATATGTGGTTAAGTTCAATATGAATCTGAAAGGGAACATCATCAATGTAGAAGAAAGACACCCGGATATTTACACCGCGATAGATTTTGCCTCGGATGCTCTAGAAAAACAGGTGAAAAGATTGAAAGAGAGGCTGAAGAACCACCCTCATAGAAGTTCTGCACTCGTTGAAACTCCTCTTGAAGAGCCAGGTGAATTTTCCCCATCTGACAAGGTCTCTTCTGTAAAAAGAGTTTCTCTTCTCAACCTCGATCTCGATGAAGCAGTTATGCAGATGGATGAGTTGAACCATCGATTCCTCGTTTTCAGAAACGTCAATACTGGCGAAATAAATCTCCTCTACAGGGACGAAAACGGAGACATTCATCTCATCGAGATGGCAGAGTAA
- a CDS encoding MFS transporter produces MRIDEIVEKYVDRKTQRRFLILTSIAWMFDAAGVMLLSFVLPYVIKEWNLTSTQGATIASATFLGMLFGALSVGFVADLLGRKVSNLFFFIVTITFTFLSGFSSSFETLLVLRGLSGFGYGGLMPSFNAYLAEFTSIRLRGRYLVLLESSWAVGSILIGLFAVNVLPNWRWVFWIFSIGYLFVPVFLRMPETPKYAFLKGGKEALERSLGKRVEEEVELPKKEKVPILALLKREHLKDTVVIWIAWFVVSFVYYALFTWAPRIFSSLGVSVVKSSWFTFYMMVAQLPGYLSAAYFIEKWGRKASLGVYFIGTGLAALLWANVRGDASLLAAALVLSFFCLGVWGLVYAYTPELYPTSLRGTGNGAAGVWARIAGIIAPYYTGFMMEKGKSIAETLAWISAMAMFAGVIVLIFGRETKGKYVD; encoded by the coding sequence ATGAGAATAGACGAAATAGTTGAAAAATACGTGGACAGAAAAACTCAGAGAAGGTTTCTCATCCTCACTTCTATCGCCTGGATGTTCGATGCTGCCGGTGTTATGCTTCTTTCTTTTGTGCTTCCTTACGTGATAAAGGAATGGAATCTCACCTCTACTCAGGGAGCTACCATAGCAAGTGCTACCTTCCTTGGAATGCTTTTTGGAGCGCTTTCTGTGGGGTTCGTGGCTGACCTTCTTGGAAGGAAAGTTTCCAATCTGTTCTTTTTCATCGTAACGATCACCTTCACTTTTCTGTCCGGCTTTTCCTCATCGTTCGAAACTCTTTTAGTTCTGAGAGGCCTTTCGGGTTTTGGGTATGGAGGCTTGATGCCTTCGTTCAACGCGTATCTTGCAGAATTCACGAGTATCAGACTCAGGGGAAGGTATCTTGTGCTTCTGGAGTCGAGCTGGGCGGTTGGGAGTATACTGATAGGACTCTTCGCAGTGAATGTTCTCCCGAACTGGAGATGGGTCTTCTGGATCTTCTCCATCGGGTACCTTTTTGTTCCGGTGTTTCTTAGGATGCCCGAAACCCCAAAGTACGCGTTTTTGAAGGGTGGAAAAGAAGCGCTGGAGAGGTCTCTGGGTAAAAGAGTGGAGGAAGAGGTGGAGCTTCCAAAAAAAGAGAAAGTTCCCATCCTGGCTCTTTTGAAGAGGGAACATTTGAAAGACACAGTTGTGATCTGGATAGCGTGGTTCGTTGTGAGCTTCGTGTATTACGCTCTGTTCACCTGGGCTCCCAGGATCTTCTCCTCGCTGGGTGTGAGTGTTGTCAAATCTTCCTGGTTCACATTCTACATGATGGTGGCACAGCTTCCCGGGTACCTTTCGGCAGCCTACTTCATAGAAAAATGGGGAAGAAAGGCTTCTCTTGGTGTTTACTTCATAGGAACAGGACTTGCCGCTCTGCTGTGGGCCAACGTGAGAGGAGATGCTTCGCTTCTTGCAGCTGCTTTGGTCCTTTCTTTCTTCTGTCTTGGAGTGTGGGGACTGGTCTACGCTTACACACCGGAGCTGTATCCCACGTCGCTCAGGGGGACTGGAAACGGAGCAGCGGGAGTATGGGCAAGGATAGCGGGTATAATAGCTCCTTACTACACAGGCTTCATGATGGAGAAAGGAAAAAGCATCGCGGAAACCCTCGCATGGATCTCCGCGATGGCAATGTTTGCCGGTGTGATCGTTCTGATATTTGGAAGAGAAACAAAGGGGAAATACGTGGATTAA